From one Cucurbita pepo subsp. pepo cultivar mu-cu-16 chromosome LG17, ASM280686v2, whole genome shotgun sequence genomic stretch:
- the LOC111778131 gene encoding PX domain-containing protein EREX-like, with protein MNFYAHDLSPLDFNFGHSESYGQSFSRLRASSAISSNVFLDEDDDVYRPSWTARNKEEMPTGCPPNRRHDGSSPLPLGMDWSPPPQKWVGQGTLWPHDPPTGWSYCVTIPSWTTIPKSNGSVPVVFYTVQVGLQSPQGITSTRGISRRFNVFLELFYELKRTLPEKHLPPAPSKMVLRMKNSTFHDERRSSLEEWMEKILSDIDVSRSVPVASFLELEAAVRSFFSDVDHQTSDEVSSNSIMVQPITLTSSTVPIAAASSVASSPRDDICYGGPELGTLRHGDDEDAELGMDKLASEKAGTDLENPVVRSNEDVSMRRLLASKDEQVPMESTIMSILEENKFLLQELDASREQLEYLQKQYEEFVTKSKADVELFIKEIKSLRDTQLDMKQECSQLTKEKSELERVFQTERQRMEQAKIANQKLLHDCEILQYRLQDSSVDFFIEEGDKVILETASTAHDAMDLLATSDNHISLILAEAKLRAHDADGTAGSASPNGAREGAPDKVLRNILADMFVENARLRTQVNSVIRCALNANPTHEKDENESLLGV; from the exons ATGAATTTCTATGCTCATGACCTGTCTCCgttggattttaattttggccACTCCGAATCGTACGGCCAGTCATTCTCTCGCCTTCGCGCTTCGTCCGCTATTTCTTCAAATGTCTTCCTCGATGAAGACGACGACGTTTACCGTCCTAGCTGGACTGCAAGAAATAAGGAAGAAATGCCCACCGGCTGCCCCCCCAATCGCCGGCATGACGGTTCGTCGCCTCTTCCATTGGGAATGGACTGGAGCCCCCCTCCTCAGAAATGG GTTGGACAGGGCACGCTGTGGCCTCATGATCCACCTACTGGATGGAGTTATTGTGTCACGATTCCTTCTTGGACGACAATTCCCAAATCAAATGGTTCAGTTCCTGTGGTG TTTTACACGGTTCAAGTTGGACTGCAATCCCCACAAGGTATCACCTCTACAAGAGGAATATCAAGAAGATTTAATGTGTTTCTAGAGCTATTTTACGAG CTCAAAAGAACATTGCCCGAGAAACATTTGCCTCCAGCTCCTTCAAAAATGGTTTTGAGAATGAAAAACAGTACATTTCACGATGAA CGGAGGTCTTCCTTGGAGGAATGGATGGAAAAGATTCTGTCAGACATTGACGTTTCGAGAAGTGTTCCAGTGGCAAGTTTTCTTGAACTGGAAGCTGCTGTGAGATCTT ttttcagTGATGTTGATCACCAGACATCTGATGAGGTTTCTTCTAATAGTATCATGGTCCAACCAATTACGCTAACAAGCTCAACTGTGCCTATTGCTGCTGCTTCTTCTGTTGCCTCCAGTCCACGTGATGATATTTGTTATGGGGGACCTGAACTTGGAACTCTAAGACATGGAGATGATGAGGATGCAGAATTGGGAATGGATAAACTTGCATCGGAAAAAGCTGGAACAGACCTGGAAAATCCGGTTGTAAGATCGAACGAAGACGTTTCCATGAGACGATTGCTTGCATCAAAG GATGAACAGGTGCCCATGGAATCGACAATAATGTCAATTTTAGAGGAGAACAAATTTTTACTGCAAGAGTTGGATGCTTCAAGAGAACAGCTCGAGTACTTGCAAAAACAATATGAAGAGTTTGTGACGAAATCAAAGGCAGATGTTGAGTTGtttatcaaagaaattaaatctCTTCGAGATACACAGTTAGACATGAAGCAGGAGTGCAGCCAATTGACGAAGGAGAAATCAGAATTAGAG AGGGTATTTCAAACTGAAAGACAGAGAATGGAGCAAGCCAAGATTGCTAATCAAAAGCTTCTTCATGATTGTGAAATTCTTCAATACCGTCTTCAAGACTCTAGTGTTGACTTCTTCATTGAGGAAGGAGATAAAGTAATCTTGGAAACTGCTTCGACTGCTCATGATGCTATGGATCTATTGGCGACATCTGATAATCACATTAGCCTTATTTTAGCAGAG GCGAAGCTTCGTGCACACGATGCAGATGGCACGGCTGGATCAGCCAGTCCAAATGGGGCACGTGAAGGAGCACCTGACAAAGTATTAAGAAACATACTGGCAGATATGTTCGTCGAAAATGCGCGATTACGGACACAGGTGAACTCTGTCATTCGCTGTGCTCTAAATGCAAATCCGACCCAtgagaaagatgaaaatgaatcTCTCTTGGGAGTGTAA